In Pseudomonas fluorescens, a genomic segment contains:
- the treS gene encoding maltose alpha-D-glucosyltransferase yields the protein MAKKPKAATFIKDPLWYKDAVIYQVHVKSYFDSNNDGIGDFPGLIAKLDYIADLGVNTIWLLPFYPSPRRDDGYDIAEYRGVHSDYGTMADAKRFIAEAHKRGLRVITELVINHTSDQHPWFQRARKAKPGSAARDFYVWSDDDQKYDGTRIIFLDTEKSNWTWDPVAGQYFWHRFYSHQPDLNFDNPQVMKAVLSVMRYWLDMGIDGLRLDAIPYLIERDGTNNENLPETHDVLKQIRAEIDAHYPDRMLLAEANQWPEDTQLYFGDKKGDDGDECHMAFHFPLMPRMYMALAQEDRFPITDILRQTPEIPANCQWAIFLRNHDELTLEMVTDKERDYLWNYYAADRRARINLGIRRRLAPLMERDRRRVELLNSLLLSMPGTPTLYYGDEIGMGDNIYLGDRDGVRTPMQWSIDRNGGFSRADPASLVLPPIMDPQYGYLSVNVETQAQDPHSLLNWTRRMLAVRKQSKAFGRGSLKMLSPSNRRILAYTREFTGDDGRTEIILCVANVSRSAQAAELDLSAFAGMVPVEMLGGNAFPPIGQLNFLLTLAPYGFYWFVLAAENQMPSWHVEPAQSMPDFTTLVLKKRMEELLDAPCRASLEQQVLPAWLPKRRWFAGKDTAIDSVHIAYGVRFGDPEHPVLLSEIDVTSGGQVSRYQLPFGFLGEDQFTSALPQQLALARVRRVRQVGLVTDAFSLEHFIRAVIQGLQAGSVLNSSEGDLRFEATSHLAPLQLAEDAQVRYLAAEQSNSSVVVGESLVLKLIRKVSAGVHPELEMSAYLTAAGYPNISPLLGSVIRRDAAGDDNLLMIAQGYLSNQGDAWSWTQNNLERAIRDELAEAISEQEQHYNALGELADFAGLLGKRLGEMHLVLGAPTTNKDFKPEATTVKDTQAWAKDVGAQIDRALQLLKLHQHQLNPADQALVSALLDHKKAIASHVQTLAKATVGGLRIRVHGDLHLGQVLVVKGDAYLIDFEGEPARPLHERRGKHSPYKDVSGVLRSFDYAAAMALNGQGVDHSPEADTARKRVTDRYLNEARQAFIQAYQAATATLGHDWQDAKGQDAALTLFSLEKAAYEVAYEAENRPTWLPVPLQGLHGLLSGLTPKSKTARGGETS from the coding sequence ATGGCGAAGAAACCCAAGGCTGCCACCTTTATCAAAGACCCGCTCTGGTACAAGGACGCGGTGATTTACCAGGTTCACGTCAAATCCTATTTCGACTCCAATAACGACGGCATCGGTGACTTTCCCGGGCTGATCGCCAAGCTCGACTACATCGCCGACCTCGGTGTGAACACCATCTGGCTGCTGCCGTTCTACCCTTCGCCACGCCGTGATGACGGCTATGACATCGCTGAATACCGTGGCGTGCACAGCGACTACGGGACCATGGCCGACGCCAAGCGCTTTATCGCCGAAGCCCATAAGCGCGGGCTGCGGGTGATCACCGAGCTGGTGATCAACCACACCTCTGACCAGCACCCCTGGTTCCAGCGCGCGCGCAAGGCCAAGCCCGGCTCGGCGGCTCGCGACTTCTACGTATGGTCCGATGACGACCAGAAATACGATGGCACGCGCATCATCTTCCTCGACACCGAAAAGTCCAATTGGACCTGGGACCCGGTCGCCGGCCAGTACTTCTGGCACCGCTTCTATTCCCATCAGCCGGACCTCAACTTCGACAACCCGCAGGTCATGAAGGCTGTGCTGTCGGTGATGCGTTACTGGCTGGACATGGGGATCGACGGCCTGCGCCTGGACGCCATCCCGTACCTGATCGAGCGTGATGGCACCAACAATGAAAACCTGCCGGAGACCCACGACGTCCTCAAGCAGATCCGCGCCGAAATCGACGCCCATTACCCTGACCGCATGCTGCTCGCCGAAGCCAACCAGTGGCCGGAAGACACCCAACTGTACTTCGGTGACAAAAAGGGCGATGACGGTGATGAATGCCATATGGCCTTTCACTTTCCATTGATGCCGCGCATGTACATGGCCCTGGCCCAGGAAGACCGCTTTCCGATCACCGACATCCTGCGCCAGACCCCAGAGATCCCCGCCAACTGCCAATGGGCGATCTTCCTGCGCAACCACGATGAGCTGACGCTGGAGATGGTCACCGACAAAGAGCGCGACTACCTGTGGAACTACTACGCAGCCGACCGGCGTGCGCGGATCAACCTGGGCATTCGCCGGCGCCTGGCGCCTTTGATGGAGCGCGATCGCCGTCGTGTTGAGTTGCTCAACAGCCTGCTGTTGTCGATGCCCGGCACGCCGACCCTGTATTACGGCGATGAAATCGGCATGGGTGACAACATCTACCTCGGTGACCGCGATGGCGTGCGCACGCCGATGCAGTGGTCCATCGACCGCAATGGCGGCTTCTCGCGCGCCGACCCGGCCAGCCTGGTGCTGCCGCCGATCATGGACCCGCAATACGGCTACCTGTCGGTCAACGTCGAAACCCAGGCCCAGGACCCCCACTCATTGCTCAACTGGACCCGGCGCATGTTGGCGGTGCGCAAGCAGTCCAAGGCGTTTGGCCGCGGCAGCTTGAAGATGCTCTCGCCGAGCAACCGCCGCATCCTCGCCTATACCCGTGAATTCACCGGGGACGATGGCCGCACGGAAATCATCCTGTGCGTGGCCAACGTATCGCGTAGCGCCCAGGCTGCCGAGCTGGACCTGTCGGCCTTTGCCGGCATGGTGCCGGTGGAGATGCTCGGCGGGAATGCCTTCCCTCCGATCGGCCAGCTTAATTTCCTGCTGACCCTGGCGCCGTATGGCTTCTACTGGTTTGTGCTGGCGGCGGAAAACCAGATGCCCAGCTGGCACGTGGAACCGGCGCAGAGCATGCCGGACTTCACCACCCTGGTGCTGAAAAAACGCATGGAAGAATTGCTGGACGCCCCTTGCCGCGCCAGCCTTGAACAACAGGTGCTGCCGGCCTGGCTGCCGAAACGGCGTTGGTTCGCCGGCAAGGACACGGCCATCGACAGCGTGCACATCGCCTACGGCGTGCGTTTCGGCGACCCGGAGCACCCGGTGTTGCTCAGCGAGATCGATGTGACCAGTGGCGGCCAGGTCAGCCGTTACCAGTTGCCCTTCGGCTTCCTCGGCGAAGACCAGTTCACCAGCGCCTTGCCGCAGCAATTGGCCCTGGCCCGTGTACGCCGGGTGCGCCAGGTGGGACTGGTCACCGATGCCTTCAGCCTGGAGCACTTTATTCGCGCGGTGATCCAGGGCCTGCAGGCCGGCAGCGTGCTCAACTCCAGCGAGGGCGACCTGCGCTTCGAGGCCACTTCCCATCTGGCACCCTTGCAGTTGGCCGAGGACGCCCAGGTACGCTACCTGGCCGCCGAGCAGTCCAACAGCTCGGTGGTGGTCGGCGAGAGCCTGGTGCTCAAGCTGATCCGTAAAGTCAGCGCCGGGGTACACCCGGAGCTGGAGATGAGTGCCTACCTGACCGCCGCCGGATACCCGAATATCTCGCCGCTGCTGGGGTCGGTGATTCGCCGCGATGCGGCCGGTGACGACAACCTGCTGATGATTGCCCAGGGTTACCTGAGCAATCAGGGCGATGCGTGGAGCTGGACCCAGAATAATCTGGAGCGCGCGATTCGCGACGAACTCGCCGAGGCCATCTCCGAACAGGAGCAGCACTACAACGCCCTGGGTGAACTGGCGGACTTCGCCGGGTTGCTCGGCAAGCGCCTGGGGGAAATGCACCTGGTACTGGGAGCGCCCACCACGAACAAGGACTTCAAGCCCGAAGCCACCACGGTCAAGGACACCCAAGCCTGGGCCAAGGATGTGGGGGCGCAGATCGACCGCGCCCTGCAATTGCTCAAGCTGCATCAACACCAATTGAACCCGGCCGATCAGGCGCTGGTCAGTGCTTTGCTGGACCACAAAAAAGCCATCGCCAGCCACGTACAGACCCTGGCCAAGGCCACGGTGGGCGGCCTGCGGATCCGCGTGCATGGTGACTTGCACCTGGGCCAGGTACTGGTGGTCAAAGGCGATGCCTACTTGATTGACTTTGAAGGGGAGCCGGCGCGGCCGCTGCATGAACGCCGCGGCAAGCACAGCCCCTATAAGGATGTGAGTGGCGTACTGCGGTCGTTTGATTACGCAGCGGCCATGGCCCTGAATGGACAGGGGGTCGATCACTCGCCCGAAGCGGATACCGCCCGCAAGCGGGTGACCGACCGTTACCTGAACGAGGCGCGCCAGGCATTTATCCAGGCTTATCAGGCAGCCACGGCTACACTGGGCCATGACTGGCAGGATGCCAAAGGCCAGGACGCGGCGCTGACGTTGTTTAGCCTGGAGAAGGCCGCGTACGAAGTGGCCTACGAAGCGGAAAACCGCCCGACCTGGTTGCCGGTGCCCTTGCAGGGCTTGCATGGCCTGCTCAGTGGGCTTACACCTAAATCGAAAACTGCACGCGGTGGGGAGACGTCATGA
- the glgB gene encoding 1,4-alpha-glucan branching protein GlgB: MSFTSKEPLQPKLTAMPASKDVEALVRAEHHDPFSILGPHDDEQGGQFIRAFLPDALSVQVLSKEGGEPLATLEANQVPGLFVGHLATRQPYVLKIQWAGGEQITEDPYSFQQLLLGEMDLYLFAEGNHRDLSSCLGAQVTTVDGVPGVRFAVWAPNARRVSVVGDFNIWDGRRHPMRLRHPSGVWEIFIPRLQAGAAYKYEILGAHGILPLKADPMALATQLPPDTASKVAPPLQVDWQDHEWMQARTEKQQPTAPLSIYELHVGSWQCELDEAGEVARQYGWRELVERLIPYVQQLGFTHIELMPIMEHPFGGSWGYQALSQFAPSARFGSPEDFAYFVNACHQADIGVILDWVPAHFPTDTHGLAQFDGTALYEYANPLEGFHQDWDTLIYNLGRTEVHGYMLASALHWLKHFHVDGLRVDAVASMLYRDYSRKAGEWVPNRHGGRENLEAIDFLRHLNDVVALEAPGALVIAEESTAWPGVSQPTQQGGLGFNYKWNMGWMHDSLHYIQQDPVYRAHHHNELSFGLVYAWSERFILPISHDEVVHGKHSLIDKMPGDRWQKFANLRAYLSFMWMHPGKKLLFMGCEFGQWREWNHDQQLDWYLLQYPEHRGVQKLVGDLNRLYREEPALHEQDDAPQGFQWLIGDDAINSVYAWLRWSKDGKPVLVVANFTPVPREGYKVGVPFAGRWSEVINSDADTYAGSNYGNGGGVFTEDEPRHGQPVSLSLNLPPLGVLILRAQAS; this comes from the coding sequence ATGAGCTTTACGAGTAAAGAACCGCTGCAACCGAAGTTGACAGCAATGCCGGCGTCCAAGGACGTCGAAGCGCTGGTGCGCGCCGAGCACCACGACCCCTTTTCTATTCTGGGGCCCCATGATGACGAGCAGGGCGGGCAGTTTATCCGCGCGTTCCTGCCGGACGCCTTGAGCGTCCAAGTGTTGAGCAAAGAGGGCGGCGAGCCCCTCGCCACTCTGGAGGCGAACCAGGTGCCTGGGTTGTTCGTCGGGCATCTCGCGACACGCCAGCCTTATGTGCTGAAGATCCAGTGGGCCGGCGGTGAGCAGATCACCGAAGACCCGTACAGCTTCCAGCAATTGCTGCTGGGGGAAATGGACCTGTACCTGTTTGCCGAAGGTAATCACCGCGACCTCAGCAGTTGCCTGGGCGCCCAGGTGACCACGGTCGATGGCGTGCCGGGCGTGCGCTTCGCCGTATGGGCACCGAACGCGCGGCGTGTCTCGGTGGTGGGCGACTTCAATATCTGGGACGGTCGCCGCCACCCGATGCGCCTGCGTCATCCGTCGGGCGTGTGGGAGATTTTTATCCCGCGCCTGCAAGCGGGTGCGGCTTACAAGTACGAGATCCTCGGCGCCCACGGTATCTTGCCGCTCAAGGCTGACCCGATGGCCCTGGCCACCCAGCTGCCGCCCGACACCGCGTCCAAGGTCGCCCCGCCGTTGCAGGTGGATTGGCAGGACCATGAGTGGATGCAGGCGCGCACAGAGAAGCAGCAGCCCACCGCGCCGCTGTCGATCTACGAATTGCATGTGGGCTCCTGGCAGTGCGAGCTGGACGAAGCCGGTGAAGTGGCGCGTCAGTACGGTTGGCGCGAGCTGGTCGAGCGTTTGATTCCGTATGTGCAGCAACTGGGGTTCACCCATATCGAACTGATGCCGATCATGGAGCACCCGTTTGGCGGATCCTGGGGCTACCAGGCGTTGTCGCAGTTCGCACCGAGTGCCCGATTTGGTTCGCCGGAAGATTTCGCGTATTTCGTCAACGCCTGTCACCAGGCCGATATCGGCGTGATCCTCGATTGGGTGCCGGCGCATTTTCCGACCGATACCCATGGCCTGGCGCAGTTCGACGGCACCGCCCTGTACGAGTACGCCAACCCGCTGGAAGGCTTCCACCAGGATTGGGACACGCTGATCTATAACCTGGGCCGCACCGAAGTCCACGGCTATATGCTGGCGTCGGCGCTGCACTGGCTCAAGCATTTCCACGTCGATGGCCTGCGCGTGGATGCGGTGGCCTCGATGCTCTACCGCGACTATTCGCGCAAGGCCGGTGAGTGGGTGCCCAACCGCCATGGCGGCCGCGAGAACCTGGAAGCCATCGACTTCCTGCGCCACCTCAACGACGTGGTGGCCCTGGAAGCTCCGGGGGCACTGGTGATTGCCGAAGAGTCCACCGCCTGGCCCGGTGTCAGCCAGCCCACCCAACAGGGCGGCCTGGGGTTCAATTACAAATGGAACATGGGCTGGATGCATGACTCCCTGCATTACATTCAGCAGGACCCGGTGTACCGCGCCCATCATCACAACGAGCTGAGCTTCGGCCTGGTCTACGCCTGGTCCGAACGCTTCATCCTGCCGATCTCCCATGATGAGGTGGTACACGGCAAGCACTCGCTGATCGACAAGATGCCCGGCGACCGCTGGCAGAAATTCGCCAACCTGCGCGCCTACCTGAGTTTCATGTGGATGCACCCAGGCAAGAAGCTGTTGTTCATGGGCTGCGAATTCGGCCAGTGGCGCGAGTGGAACCACGATCAGCAACTGGACTGGTACCTGCTGCAATACCCGGAACACCGGGGGGTACAGAAGTTGGTGGGCGACTTGAACCGCCTGTACCGCGAGGAGCCCGCGCTGCACGAGCAGGATGACGCGCCCCAGGGGTTCCAGTGGCTGATCGGCGATGACGCGATCAACAGTGTGTACGCCTGGCTGCGCTGGAGCAAAGACGGCAAGCCTGTGCTGGTGGTGGCCAACTTCACCCCGGTGCCACGTGAGGGATACAAGGTGGGCGTGCCGTTTGCCGGGCGTTGGAGCGAAGTGATCAACAGCGATGCCGACACTTACGCCGGCTCCAATTACGGCAATGGCGGTGGCGTGTTTACCGAAGATGAACCGCGCCACGGACAACCGGTGTCGTTGTCGTTGAATCTGCCGCCGTTGGGGGTGCTGATTTTGCGTGCGCAAGCCAGTTAA
- a CDS encoding GGDEF domain-containing protein, translating to MASLLRQSNRAGFMNGLGRSQDEDCFIEEQVRTDRLHQLFRQSFAAIFGSYFAAVMLCWVCWDRFDHQVMMVWLLVLAASSLLRVKMFMDWFRCPVSERTPDRWERRYWITLCLSAGVWGLGAFAVMPTDDRLSQTLVILFTVGMSVSAVSCYSAYRYMTMASVGLVLLPSTLWLLFQPSPMQVGMALAVLVFSSFVVSATRKMSDALEKAFRLTREMERAHTISTHAAQTDELTGLMNRRAFFEHAQQLYAQCRYHQQPLCALMLDMDHFKQINDTYGHQAGDQVLRQIGGVISASFRQADVYGRLGGEEFAVLLPNTSLETALDIAEQLIKAIAGLASDPVQGLTASLGVASTHNQDQDLHGLMNTADKALYRAKALGRNQVAVAE from the coding sequence ATGGCATCTTTGTTGCGGCAGTCGAATCGGGCGGGTTTCATGAATGGCCTTGGGCGTAGTCAGGACGAGGATTGCTTTATAGAAGAGCAGGTGCGAACTGACCGTTTGCACCAGCTATTTCGCCAATCTTTTGCTGCGATTTTCGGCAGTTACTTCGCTGCCGTCATGCTCTGCTGGGTGTGCTGGGATCGCTTCGATCATCAGGTCATGATGGTCTGGCTGCTGGTATTGGCGGCTTCGTCGCTGCTGCGGGTCAAGATGTTCATGGACTGGTTTCGCTGCCCCGTCAGCGAACGCACCCCGGACCGCTGGGAGCGGCGTTATTGGATCACCCTGTGCCTGTCTGCCGGTGTCTGGGGCCTTGGAGCCTTTGCGGTGATGCCCACCGACGATCGGCTGTCCCAGACCCTGGTCATCCTGTTTACCGTGGGCATGTCCGTCAGCGCCGTGTCCTGTTACTCGGCCTATCGCTACATGACCATGGCCTCGGTTGGCCTGGTACTGTTGCCGTCGACGCTGTGGCTGCTGTTCCAGCCATCGCCGATGCAGGTGGGGATGGCGCTGGCCGTGCTGGTGTTCTCATCGTTTGTGGTCAGCGCCACGCGTAAAATGTCCGACGCCCTGGAGAAAGCCTTTCGTCTCACCCGCGAGATGGAGCGCGCCCACACGATTTCCACCCACGCCGCACAGACCGACGAATTGACCGGCCTGATGAACCGCCGCGCATTCTTCGAACATGCCCAACAGTTGTACGCGCAGTGCCGGTATCACCAGCAGCCCCTGTGTGCGCTGATGCTGGACATGGATCACTTCAAGCAAATCAACGACACCTATGGCCACCAGGCGGGGGACCAAGTGTTGCGCCAGATCGGTGGGGTGATCAGCGCCTCGTTTCGCCAGGCCGACGTCTATGGTCGGCTGGGCGGGGAAGAGTTTGCGGTGCTGCTGCCCAACACGTCATTGGAAACCGCGCTGGATATCGCCGAGCAGTTGATCAAGGCGATCGCCGGCCTGGCATCGGACCCGGTCCAGGGCTTGACCGCCAGCCTCGGGGTGGCGTCGACCCACAACCAGGATCAGGACCTGCACGGCCTGATGAATACCGCTGACAAGGCGCTGTACCGCGCCAAGGCCCTGGGCCGCAATCAAGTGGCCGTGG